From the genome of Ignavibacteriales bacterium, one region includes:
- the nuoL gene encoding NADH-quinone oxidoreductase subunit L has translation MINLIYLTVLLPLLGFLINGIFGSKIKNEKIIGLIGSGTVGIAFIISLGAFFQTLGLPVEERRNVVELFTWINVGWLNVKVAYLVDQLSLIMAMIVTGVGFLIHVYSIGYMHGDKGFWRFFAYMNLFIFAMMNLILADNFLLLFLGWEGVGLCSYLLIGFWYSRKFEKGTTSQAAKKAFVVNRIGDFGFLLGMFLIFMTFDSLNFQEVFAKAQMFSISEKVFNFIALFLFIGATGKSAQIPLFVWLPDAMAGPTPVSALIHAATMVTAGVYMIARCSIIFASAPAILSLIAVIGLLTAFFAATIGIVQNDIKKILAYSTISQLGYMFLALGVGAFSAGIFHLMTHAFFKALLFLGAGSIIHAMHDKQDIQQYGGLKNYMPTTYFTFLIAALAISGFPGLSGFFSKDEILWSAYSQGTFLFWAIGVFTALMTAFYMFRLVTLTFYGKSKFGHEVHPHESPKVMTIPLIILAFLSVVGGYIGIPEVFSGEDGNLFHRWLEPVFSSAERKLEFYGTHTHFEEMLLMVISIVGVLASIWFAFIVYTKRSDIANYVSVRFKSFYKLLFNKYYVDEVYETTIVNSIQKGSESVLWKFTDNKIIDGAVNGTALLIDKAGGLIRQMQTGIAQFYALIMMLGIAIALFWIILSL, from the coding sequence ATGATAAATCTAATTTATTTAACTGTGTTGCTCCCGCTACTTGGATTTCTAATCAATGGAATATTTGGCAGCAAGATTAAGAATGAAAAGATTATAGGCTTGATTGGAAGCGGAACAGTTGGTATTGCATTTATCATTTCGCTCGGAGCGTTTTTCCAAACTCTTGGTTTGCCAGTTGAAGAACGAAGAAATGTTGTTGAACTATTTACCTGGATCAATGTAGGCTGGCTAAATGTTAAAGTTGCTTACCTTGTCGATCAGCTTTCGTTAATAATGGCAATGATTGTAACAGGTGTTGGATTTCTTATCCATGTTTATTCCATCGGTTATATGCATGGGGATAAAGGATTTTGGAGATTCTTTGCTTATATGAACCTCTTCATCTTTGCAATGATGAATTTAATTCTTGCTGATAATTTCCTTCTGCTTTTCCTTGGATGGGAAGGTGTTGGCTTATGTTCTTATCTTTTAATTGGATTTTGGTACAGCAGGAAATTTGAAAAAGGTACTACAAGTCAAGCTGCTAAAAAAGCATTTGTTGTAAACAGAATAGGTGATTTCGGATTTCTTCTTGGTATGTTCCTCATCTTTATGACTTTCGATAGCCTCAACTTTCAGGAAGTGTTTGCAAAAGCGCAAATGTTTTCTATTTCTGAAAAAGTATTCAACTTTATTGCTCTATTTCTTTTTATCGGGGCAACAGGAAAATCAGCGCAGATACCTTTGTTCGTCTGGTTACCGGATGCAATGGCAGGTCCAACTCCAGTTTCAGCTTTAATCCACGCCGCCACAATGGTAACTGCCGGAGTTTATATGATTGCAAGATGTTCCATCATTTTTGCATCCGCACCAGCAATTTTATCATTAATTGCTGTAATAGGATTATTAACTGCATTCTTTGCTGCCACTATTGGTATTGTTCAAAATGATATTAAAAAAATTCTTGCGTATTCAACAATCAGCCAGCTTGGGTACATGTTTCTTGCTTTAGGAGTTGGTGCCTTTAGTGCTGGAATTTTCCACCTGATGACCCACGCCTTCTTTAAAGCTTTGTTGTTTCTTGGTGCTGGTTCCATTATTCATGCTATGCACGATAAACAGGATATTCAGCAATACGGTGGATTGAAAAATTATATGCCTACAACTTATTTTACATTCCTTATTGCTGCATTAGCAATTTCAGGCTTTCCAGGATTATCAGGATTTTTCAGCAAAGATGAAATTCTTTGGAGCGCATATTCTCAAGGTACATTTTTATTTTGGGCGATTGGAGTTTTTACCGCACTGATGACAGCGTTTTATATGTTCCGGTTGGTTACGTTAACTTTTTATGGTAAATCAAAGTTTGGGCATGAAGTACATCCGCACGAATCACCAAAAGTGATGACAATTCCTCTTATCATACTTGCGTTTCTTTCCGTTGTAGGCGGATACATTGGAATTCCGGAAGTTTTTTCCGGGGAAGATGGGAATCTTTTTCATCGCTGGTTAGAGCCTGTTTTTAGCAGCGCAGAAAGAAAACTGGAATTCTACGGTACTCATACTCATTTTGAAGAAATGCTATTAATGGTAATATCAATTGTTGGCGTACTTGCTTCAATATGGTTTGCCTTTATTGTTTATACAAAAAGATCAGACATTGCTAACTATGTTTCTGTAAGATTCAAATCGTTTTACAAATTGTTATTCAATAAATATTATGTTGATGAAGTTTATGAAACTACAATTGTAAATTCTATTCAGAAAGGATCTGAATCTGTACTATGGAAGTTTACAGATAACAAAATTATTGATGGTGCGGTAAACGGAACTGCTCTATTGATTGATAAAGCTGGTGGTTTAATTCGGCAAATGCAAACAGGTATAGCGCAATTCTATGCGCTTATTATGATGCTTGGAATTGCTATTGCACTGTTTTGGATAATCTTAAGCCTTTAA
- a CDS encoding NADH-quinone oxidoreductase subunit M gives MENNLLLTYLMLIPLLGSLILLFIDKEKESAIRWYGLLLSIAVFIISLIIYFKFDYTKSEFQFIDRFIWIKNLNISYHIGVDGISLLLVLLTTFLTPITLLSSWQSIKKKVKEFTFFMLLLEVGMLGVFISLDMFLFYIFWEAMLIPMYFIIGIWGGEQRIYAAVKFFIFTMFGSLLMLVAIIWLGVYAGKMTGNFTTNLLDLYKIGPTIPQTVQSYMFFAFFISFAIKVPIFPLHTWLPDAHVQAPTAGSVILAGVLLKMGTYGLLRFCLPLFPQSAIKYAPFISVLAIIGIIYGALVSMAQKDMKKLVAYSSVSHLGFVVLGIFALTIESVQGSVIQMINHGLSTGTLFLMVGMIYDRTHTREISDYGGIAKVVPVFSTFLMIASLSSIGLPGLNGFIGEFLILLGSFKSPVLNSWWYSAFAATGVIFAAVYLLWMYQRVVFGEVRHTNLNSLTDLTKREVLILIPIFIFIIWIGVYPNTFLKLSEKASNGIINQVMSAQNQINIVPNIEVKH, from the coding sequence ATGGAAAACAATCTCTTACTTACATATCTCATGTTGATTCCGCTTTTAGGAAGCTTGATTCTTCTTTTTATCGATAAAGAAAAAGAATCTGCAATCCGCTGGTATGGCTTACTACTTTCAATTGCTGTTTTCATAATTTCGTTAATAATTTATTTCAAGTTTGATTATACAAAATCAGAATTTCAATTTATAGATAGATTTATTTGGATTAAGAATCTTAACATAAGTTACCACATTGGAGTTGATGGAATTTCTTTACTTCTTGTTCTTCTAACAACTTTTCTTACTCCTATAACTCTTTTATCATCGTGGCAAAGTATAAAAAAGAAAGTAAAGGAATTTACATTCTTCATGCTTCTACTTGAAGTTGGAATGCTTGGCGTTTTCATCTCGCTGGATATGTTTCTATTTTATATTTTCTGGGAAGCAATGCTTATACCGATGTATTTTATCATAGGTATTTGGGGTGGTGAGCAAAGGATTTATGCTGCTGTTAAGTTCTTCATCTTTACAATGTTTGGCAGTTTGTTAATGCTCGTAGCGATAATTTGGCTTGGTGTTTATGCTGGAAAGATGACAGGTAATTTTACTACAAACTTATTGGATTTATATAAAATTGGTCCCACAATTCCACAGACCGTACAATCCTATATGTTCTTTGCTTTCTTTATTAGCTTTGCAATCAAGGTTCCAATTTTCCCGCTGCATACATGGCTGCCGGATGCACACGTACAGGCTCCAACCGCTGGAAGTGTAATACTTGCTGGTGTATTACTAAAGATGGGCACGTACGGATTACTTAGGTTCTGCCTTCCTTTATTTCCGCAATCTGCAATTAAGTATGCGCCATTTATTTCTGTGCTTGCAATAATTGGAATTATTTACGGCGCACTTGTTTCCATGGCTCAGAAAGATATGAAGAAACTTGTGGCGTATTCCTCAGTTTCTCACCTTGGATTTGTTGTACTTGGAATTTTTGCTTTAACTATTGAATCCGTGCAGGGAAGTGTCATTCAAATGATCAACCATGGGCTTTCAACTGGAACACTTTTCTTGATGGTTGGAATGATATACGACCGTACACATACAAGAGAAATTTCTGACTATGGAGGTATTGCTAAAGTAGTTCCGGTCTTTTCAACGTTTTTAATGATAGCATCTTTGTCTTCAATTGGTTTGCCCGGATTAAATGGTTTCATTGGAGAGTTTTTAATTTTGCTTGGTTCCTTTAAATCACCAGTTTTAAATAGTTGGTGGTATTCAGCATTTGCTGCAACCGGAGTTATATTTGCTGCAGTCTATCTTTTGTGGATGTATCAGCGTGTAGTATTTGGTGAAGTTCGTCATACAAACTTAAATTCGTTAACGGATTTAACTAAAAGAGAAGTATTAATTCTTATCCCGATTTTCATTTTCATTATTTGGATTGGAGTTTATCCAAATACATTTTTAAAGCTTTCTGAAAAAGCAAGCAATGGAATTATAAATCAGGTGATGTCAGCTCAAAATCAAATAAACATTGTTCCTAATATTGAAGTTAAACATTAG
- a CDS encoding NADH-quinone oxidoreductase subunit N: MVNYFQELQYITPELILGLGICLAVVFEMYIKKSENILPWFSILVVLSAGVYSLVTLNLKAVVFNGMFTVGGNAGVFNVLFNFSAVLVILSSKDYIKKYGSYFGEYYILILSSVLGMMLMAGAKDLFMVFLGLELMSICFYILAGINRGKIFANEASLKYFLLGAFATGFIVYGIALIYGTAQTTSIDSIVKNFGNLSSNILFVVGMLLFLIGFSFKIAAFPFHMWVPDVYQGSSTTVAGLMSTGGKAAAFSVLIIALGAVFPGTNKNLFQPYFAVIATLSMIYGSIVAISQNNLKRMLAYSSIAHAGYMSIGLAAGNYESVAGIIFYLAAYTFMNLGAFGIISLVEGENDSNLEIKYYAGLNNRHPALAAFMSLFMFALAGLPPFAGFFGKYYVFISAIESGMTWLAIIGVLSSAISAYFYIRIVIYMYFKESEVEFEITRSKTGMLSVVIAGTLVILIGLFPGSLLDVIISFVK; the protein is encoded by the coding sequence ATGGTAAACTACTTTCAAGAATTGCAATATATTACTCCTGAATTAATCCTTGGATTAGGAATTTGCCTTGCTGTTGTTTTCGAAATGTATATTAAAAAAAGTGAGAATATACTTCCCTGGTTTTCAATTTTAGTTGTTCTTTCTGCAGGAGTTTATTCTTTAGTTACACTGAATTTAAAAGCTGTAGTTTTCAATGGAATGTTTACTGTTGGTGGAAATGCGGGTGTATTTAATGTTCTATTTAATTTCAGTGCCGTATTAGTAATTCTAAGTTCGAAAGATTATATAAAAAAATATGGAAGCTATTTTGGTGAATATTATATTTTAATTCTTTCTTCGGTACTCGGAATGATGCTGATGGCTGGGGCGAAAGACTTGTTTATGGTTTTCCTTGGTCTGGAGTTGATGTCAATTTGCTTTTATATTCTTGCTGGAATAAACAGAGGTAAAATTTTTGCCAATGAAGCATCACTTAAATATTTTTTGCTCGGCGCTTTTGCAACGGGATTTATTGTTTATGGTATTGCTTTGATTTATGGCACTGCTCAAACAACTTCAATCGATTCTATCGTTAAAAATTTTGGTAATCTAAGCAGCAACATTTTATTTGTTGTTGGAATGCTTCTATTCTTAATCGGATTCTCTTTTAAAATTGCAGCGTTCCCGTTTCACATGTGGGTACCAGATGTATACCAGGGATCTTCAACAACGGTGGCTGGTTTAATGTCAACTGGTGGTAAAGCAGCAGCATTCAGCGTTCTTATAATCGCACTTGGCGCAGTTTTTCCGGGAACAAACAAAAATTTATTCCAACCATACTTTGCAGTAATTGCAACACTCTCTATGATCTATGGAAGCATTGTGGCTATCTCTCAAAACAATTTAAAGCGAATGCTTGCATACTCTTCAATCGCCCACGCTGGTTATATGTCAATTGGTTTAGCAGCAGGAAACTATGAAAGTGTAGCTGGAATTATTTTTTACCTGGCGGCTTACACGTTTATGAACCTGGGAGCTTTTGGAATAATTTCACTTGTCGAAGGAGAGAATGATTCTAATCTGGAAATAAAATATTATGCTGGATTAAATAACAGACACCCGGCACTTGCAGCATTTATGTCGCTCTTTATGTTTGCACTTGCTGGCTTACCACCATTTGCCGGCTTTTTCGGAAAGTATTATGTTTTTATCTCCGCAATTGAATCGGGTATGACATGGCTTGCTATAATCGGAGTTTTGTCCAGTGCAATAAGTGCATATTTTTATATTAGAATTGTAATTTATATGTACTTCAAAGAATCAGAAGTGGAGTTTGAAATTACCAGAAGCAAGACCGGAATGCTTTCGGTAGTAATTGCAGGAACACTTGTTATTCTTATTGGATTATTTCCCGGATCATTATTAGATGTTATAATATCATTTGTTAAATAA
- a CDS encoding NAD(P)H-hydrate dehydratase, with the protein MIPLFSVSQVKAADSFAINQLGIPSVILMENASTSIFNIVKEKYYPDKFLPIGFVCGKGNNGGDGFAVARHFFNEGYKVKVIYLADENELTGDSLTNFLILKNLITKNSGSTLNKFKSIKQIKTLKDCQFIFDALLGTGSNGKLRFPFLEIINEINKFNSVRIAIDIPTGLEADTGFGEDIINADLTVSLAELKRGLFIGNGATSSGEVKKGYIGIPQTYFDKIKTLDFLIEPEDVVGCLPTKRKDIHKYSAGKVVVLAGSAKVPSAAFLAANAVFKVGSGAAYLCFPLSLRTLAQRKVTEVIVEAYSDARTGIYRKENINELKRRFEWADVIAIGPGMGRDDETITAILETIRKYKSKRIVLDADAIYALSKDKYKNYDLKNFILTPHHGEFSSLVGISNQELQQNILEIGRSFAKEKECYLVLKDAPTIIFNPTGEALINTTGNVGMAKFGTGDVLTGVIAGFLSQSKNIEDAIVAGVYIHSLSADLLLKEKTEFGITATAISENLPTTISFLRRAIV; encoded by the coding sequence ATGATACCTTTATTTTCTGTTTCACAAGTAAAAGCTGCTGATAGCTTTGCAATAAATCAGCTTGGCATTCCAAGTGTTATTTTGATGGAGAATGCTTCAACTTCCATTTTTAATATTGTTAAAGAAAAATATTATCCGGATAAGTTTTTACCAATCGGATTTGTTTGTGGCAAAGGAAATAATGGTGGAGATGGATTTGCAGTTGCGCGTCATTTCTTTAATGAAGGCTACAAAGTAAAAGTAATTTATCTCGCTGATGAAAACGAATTGACAGGTGATTCTCTAACAAATTTTTTAATTCTTAAAAATCTCATTACAAAAAATTCCGGTTCAACTTTAAATAAATTTAAATCGATCAAGCAAATAAAAACTCTAAAAGATTGCCAGTTTATTTTTGATGCTCTGCTTGGTACAGGTTCAAATGGAAAATTAAGATTTCCTTTTCTGGAAATAATAAACGAAATAAATAAATTTAATTCAGTCCGTATAGCTATTGATATTCCTACCGGGCTTGAAGCAGATACCGGTTTTGGAGAAGACATTATCAATGCAGATCTGACCGTTTCACTTGCCGAATTGAAACGAGGTTTATTTATAGGTAACGGCGCAACTTCTTCCGGTGAAGTGAAGAAAGGTTACATCGGAATCCCGCAAACCTATTTCGATAAAATTAAAACTTTAGATTTCCTGATAGAACCAGAAGATGTTGTTGGTTGTTTGCCAACGAAAAGAAAAGATATACACAAATATTCTGCTGGAAAAGTTGTAGTTTTAGCTGGTTCTGCAAAGGTACCGAGTGCTGCTTTTCTTGCAGCAAATGCTGTATTTAAAGTTGGGTCTGGCGCCGCTTATCTATGTTTCCCTTTATCATTAAGAACATTAGCACAAAGGAAGGTTACTGAAGTTATAGTTGAAGCTTATAGTGATGCGAGGACCGGAATTTATCGAAAGGAAAATATTAATGAATTAAAACGCCGTTTTGAATGGGCTGATGTTATAGCAATTGGTCCGGGAATGGGCAGAGATGATGAAACTATTACTGCTATTCTGGAAACAATACGTAAGTACAAAAGTAAAAGAATAGTGCTGGATGCTGATGCAATTTATGCGTTAAGCAAGGACAAATATAAAAATTACGATTTGAAAAATTTTATTCTTACTCCTCACCATGGAGAGTTTTCCAGTTTAGTTGGAATTAGCAATCAAGAATTGCAGCAGAACATTCTGGAAATAGGGAGATCCTTTGCTAAAGAAAAAGAATGTTATTTAGTTCTTAAAGATGCTCCAACAATTATATTCAATCCAACTGGAGAAGCTTTGATTAACACAACAGGAAATGTTGGAATGGCAAAGTTTGGAACCGGTGATGTTCTTACGGGTGTTATTGCCGGATTCTTATCCCAATCAAAAAATATTGAAGATGCAATAGTTGCTGGAGTTTATATTCATAGTTTATCTGCGGATCTTTTATTAAAGGAAAAAACAGAATTTGGTATAACAGCAACTGCAATTTCTGAAAATCTACCAACTACAATAAGTTTTTTAAGGAGAGCGATTGTATAA
- a CDS encoding VanZ family protein, with product MYKFLEKNKIILIYIPLVVYWIVLLVATSLPGRELPNLGISDKLEHFAAYTILAILLCFTYLFQSKFKFLNARPYLFTLLTAILYGSIDEIHQLFIPGRACDIRDLTADSIGGIIGIIIVYIISRFNFEHKVKPANTR from the coding sequence TTGTATAAATTCTTAGAAAAAAATAAAATTATTCTTATTTATATTCCGCTGGTTGTCTATTGGATAGTTTTATTAGTAGCAACAAGTCTTCCTGGCAGAGAATTGCCAAACCTTGGTATAAGTGATAAGCTAGAACATTTTGCAGCTTACACAATTCTTGCAATACTTTTATGTTTTACATATTTATTTCAGTCAAAATTTAAATTCCTTAATGCAAGACCTTATTTATTTACATTATTAACTGCAATATTGTATGGTAGCATAGATGAAATTCATCAATTGTTTATTCCGGGAAGAGCTTGTGATATACGCGACCTAACTGCTGATTCCATAGGTGGAATCATTGGAATTATTATTGTGTACATTATTAGTCGATTCAATTTTGAACACAAAGTTAAACCAGCAAACACCAGATAA
- a CDS encoding T9SS type A sorting domain-containing protein — protein MKKLISIIVLVFIFFSPLEGKIIHVPQDYPTIQNAIDASKDTDTVLVAKGIYLENINFHGKKIVVTSNYIFDSEPSTILSTIIDGGHSTNPDFQSCVMMVSNEDSSSVLQGFTLTHGKGSKWVDEHGAGIYREGGGILTALSSPTIKNNLIIDNEAIDKKGMISAGGGGIRSGDGNPKILNNVIMRNKGYYGCGITLNYTGAIVKNNIVYQNEGGAGYGGAGIWCNSNSVKGYKIFLDNNTIANNFCSSDGGGLLVWETLVTGVNNIIAYNYSAKQENASISLRTGGTVNLTYSNIENGLTGEGNISANPQLDITNQLLLAANSPCIDAGNPNLLFNDPENPNLPIPGQALFPSLGTIRNDMGAYGGKDRTFFPSWNFAPRIGFLTTVLDFKKVTIGDTGSVNFQAISFGEIEVRIDSLKITSNPQNFILENRFPLTISPSTAVLLNVKWNAVQSGYISDTLFIYHNDSTKSNPIKIKITGRGALPTTVEQNLTKPEVFGLSQNYPNPFNPETKIKFAIAKEAFVTLKVYNILGKELTTLINEVKSAGYYTFNFNAAKYLQESGIYFYRLQAGAFTETKKLILLK, from the coding sequence ATGAAAAAATTAATTTCAATAATTGTTTTAGTATTTATATTTTTTTCTCCGTTAGAAGGAAAAATAATTCATGTTCCCCAGGATTATCCAACTATCCAAAATGCAATTGATGCATCAAAAGATACGGATACTGTGCTTGTTGCTAAAGGTATTTACCTGGAGAATATCAACTTCCACGGAAAAAAAATAGTTGTAACTAGTAATTATATTTTTGATAGCGAACCCTCAACAATTCTATCTACAATAATTGATGGTGGACATTCTACAAACCCAGATTTTCAAAGTTGTGTTATGATGGTTTCCAATGAAGATTCATCCTCTGTTCTGCAAGGTTTTACATTAACACATGGAAAAGGAAGTAAATGGGTTGATGAACATGGTGCCGGAATATACAGAGAAGGTGGAGGCATCTTGACTGCTTTATCCTCACCAACAATAAAAAATAATCTTATAATTGATAACGAAGCAATTGATAAGAAAGGAATGATCAGCGCTGGTGGAGGCGGGATTAGATCCGGCGATGGAAACCCAAAGATTTTGAACAATGTAATAATGAGAAACAAAGGATATTACGGTTGTGGAATTACATTGAACTACACGGGTGCCATAGTTAAAAATAATATAGTCTATCAAAATGAAGGCGGAGCAGGTTATGGTGGGGCTGGAATTTGGTGCAATAGCAATTCAGTTAAAGGATATAAAATATTTCTTGATAATAATACTATCGCAAATAATTTTTGTAGTTCTGATGGAGGTGGTTTATTGGTTTGGGAAACTTTAGTTACTGGTGTAAACAATATCATCGCTTATAATTATTCTGCAAAGCAGGAAAATGCATCTATTTCATTAAGAACTGGTGGAACTGTTAATTTAACTTACTCGAACATAGAAAATGGTTTAACGGGTGAGGGAAATATTTCTGCTAATCCACAATTGGATATTACTAATCAATTGTTGCTGGCAGCAAATTCCCCCTGCATTGATGCTGGTAATCCTAATCTACTTTTTAACGATCCTGAGAATCCTAATTTACCAATCCCAGGACAGGCACTTTTTCCTTCACTTGGAACTATAAGAAATGATATGGGTGCGTACGGTGGAAAGGACAGGACATTTTTTCCTTCCTGGAACTTTGCACCAAGAATCGGATTCCTCACAACAGTTCTCGATTTTAAAAAAGTAACAATTGGCGATACTGGCAGCGTTAATTTTCAGGCAATAAGTTTCGGTGAAATTGAAGTTCGGATTGACAGCTTAAAGATCACAAGCAATCCGCAAAACTTTATTTTAGAAAACCGTTTTCCATTAACTATTAGCCCTTCAACGGCTGTCTTGTTAAACGTAAAATGGAACGCCGTTCAATCCGGTTACATAAGTGATACCTTGTTTATTTATCATAATGATTCAACAAAATCTAATCCAATTAAAATAAAAATTACCGGTCGCGGTGCATTACCAACTACTGTTGAACAAAATTTAACAAAGCCGGAAGTATTTGGATTAAGTCAGAATTATCCAAATCCTTTTAATCCAGAGACTAAAATTAAATTTGCAATTGCGAAAGAAGCATTTGTGACTTTAAAAGTTTATAATATTTTAGGTAAAGAATTAACTACTTTAATCAATGAAGTAAAATCAGCCGGATATTATACATTCAATTTTAATGCAGCTAAATATTTACAGGAGAGCGGGATTTATTTTTACAGATTACAAGCCGGGGCTTTTACTGAAACTAAAAAACTAATTTTACTAAAGTAG
- a CDS encoding LytTR family DNA-binding domain-containing protein — protein sequence MNKIKTIIVDDEPLARDNIHILLQKDLEIEIIGECRNGAKAVEALNNLEVDLLMLDIQMPEMNGFEVLSEIDPVKIPIIIFITAYDKFAIQAFKVHAVDYLLKPFSDDEFFKSLKNAKEYFRLKNIDKFGNKLNELLENYFDLKVASTVNKISEPSKPRYLNRFSIIASGKTFIIKADEVDWIEAADYYVQLHEGKKKHLLRDSMNNLELKLDPEKFIRIHRSSIVNIDKIRAIESYFGGEYLVILKDDTKLKLSRYRKKRLKAFFNMP from the coding sequence ATGAATAAAATTAAAACCATAATTGTTGATGACGAGCCATTAGCCCGCGATAACATCCACATTCTTTTACAGAAAGATTTAGAAATAGAAATTATTGGTGAATGCAGAAATGGTGCTAAAGCTGTTGAAGCACTAAACAACCTGGAAGTTGATCTCCTTATGCTGGATATTCAAATGCCGGAGATGAACGGATTTGAAGTTCTATCAGAGATCGATCCGGTAAAAATTCCTATCATTATTTTTATAACGGCTTACGATAAATTCGCTATTCAAGCTTTTAAAGTTCACGCAGTTGATTACCTACTTAAACCATTTAGCGATGATGAGTTTTTCAAATCATTAAAAAATGCAAAGGAATACTTTAGATTAAAAAACATTGACAAGTTTGGGAATAAATTGAATGAACTTCTGGAAAACTATTTCGATTTGAAAGTTGCCTCAACTGTTAACAAAATTAGTGAACCTTCAAAACCAAGATATTTAAATCGGTTTTCTATTATTGCTTCAGGTAAAACTTTTATTATAAAAGCAGACGAGGTTGACTGGATAGAAGCTGCGGATTATTATGTTCAACTTCACGAAGGGAAAAAAAAACATTTACTTAGGGATTCTATGAATAATTTGGAATTAAAACTTGATCCCGAAAAGTTTATCCGAATTCATCGCTCCTCCATTGTAAACATTGATAAAATCAGGGCTATTGAATCATATTTCGGAGGTGAATATTTAGTAATCCTTAAAGACGACACCAAACTAAAATTAAGCCGCTATAGAAAGAAAAGATTAAAAGCATTTTTCAACATGCCCTAA
- a CDS encoding histidine kinase encodes MKKVFIHLSEQKYFYWLTIGTWTLLAIFMSSQLYVRMNIGNNKASWLDVIPVEFVYSYSYLLLSPIMLWLSYKLPFDKSGWLKSSLIHVVLAIFSSIIILGVRRYVQWLIIDKTVFPLSFERVFNSIYYSMDYGVMSYLLVAFFSYTYMYYNQFRQRELKASQLEFELAQAQLQTLKMQLQPHFLFNTLNSISALVRKNENETATKMIAGLGNFLRLTLENQSEQEVELQKEIELLKLYLEIQKVRFNDRLEISYNIDPDLLNVKIPNLILQPLVENAIKHGLADKTTIGHLSIIAARENGNLRIKVSDDGIGINDELENLKNKGIGLLNTEARLEKLYGNSFKFDLKNNPNGGVDVILEIPAII; translated from the coding sequence TTGAAAAAAGTTTTTATCCACCTTTCTGAGCAAAAATATTTCTACTGGTTAACAATAGGTACATGGACTTTACTTGCAATTTTTATGAGCAGTCAGCTTTATGTCCGGATGAACATTGGAAATAATAAAGCCAGTTGGTTAGATGTAATACCAGTTGAATTTGTTTACTCCTATTCATATCTCCTTCTTTCCCCAATTATGTTATGGCTTTCTTACAAGTTACCGTTCGACAAGTCTGGTTGGTTAAAAAGTTCTTTGATTCATGTTGTCTTAGCTATTTTTTCTTCAATAATAATCCTCGGAGTTCGAAGATATGTCCAATGGTTAATAATAGATAAAACCGTTTTTCCATTAAGTTTTGAAAGAGTATTTAATTCAATTTATTACTCCATGGATTATGGAGTTATGAGTTACCTGCTTGTTGCCTTCTTTAGTTACACATATATGTACTACAATCAATTCCGGCAAAGGGAATTAAAAGCTTCTCAACTGGAATTTGAATTAGCTCAGGCTCAGCTTCAAACATTAAAGATGCAGTTACAACCACATTTTCTTTTCAACACTTTGAACTCCATTTCTGCGCTGGTGAGGAAGAACGAAAATGAAACCGCCACAAAAATGATTGCTGGTTTGGGTAACTTTCTTAGATTAACTCTTGAAAATCAAAGTGAGCAGGAAGTGGAATTGCAAAAAGAAATCGAATTGTTAAAACTATATCTTGAAATCCAAAAAGTTCGGTTTAATGATAGACTTGAAATAAGTTATAATATTGATCCCGATTTGCTGAATGTAAAAATACCTAATTTGATCTTGCAGCCGCTTGTTGAAAATGCGATAAAACATGGTTTAGCAGATAAAACAACAATTGGTCATCTATCAATTATAGCTGCGCGGGAAAATGGAAATTTAAGAATAAAAGTTTCCGATGATGGAATCGGGATAAATGATGAACTGGAAAATCTTAAGAATAAGGGAATTGGATTATTAAATACTGAAGCACGTTTAGAAAAATTATATGGAAATTCATTTAAATTTGATCTGAAGAATAACCCCAATGGTGGAGTTGACGTTATACTGGAAATTCCTGCGATAATTTAA